In Vibrio bathopelagicus, one DNA window encodes the following:
- a CDS encoding YnjH family protein, with protein MKGESVIEIKRQILKGFVILTSVFCSVSANANKIISTPAKAAVVVTQSGSQQRVCYYDDKAYSLGAVVEVSGVLIRCAAENDFETNGALGWIEIIKKDEK; from the coding sequence ATGAAAGGTGAATCTGTGATTGAAATAAAGCGTCAAATTCTAAAAGGTTTTGTGATTTTAACTTCTGTGTTTTGTTCAGTATCAGCGAATGCTAATAAAATAATATCTACGCCCGCTAAGGCCGCAGTTGTCGTCACTCAGAGTGGTTCACAGCAACGAGTTTGTTATTATGATGATAAGGCATATAGCTTAGGTGCCGTCGTTGAAGTTTCTGGTGTGTTGATTCGATGTGCTGCCGAAAATGATTTTGAGACCAATGGTGCTTTGGGGTGGATTGAAATTATAAAAAAAGACGAGAAATAA